Proteins co-encoded in one Halococcoides cellulosivorans genomic window:
- a CDS encoding aldo/keto reductase: METRPLGETGQESSILTFGAIALDPLEQSDATAMVEDVLAAGVNHVDVAPTYGTAESKLAPALADHRDEIFLAAKTQERTYNGFWGELHVTLDRLGADSLDLFQFHAVTSDRELDAITGGYSPEMAQDGHDPGALAAARDAKERGLIDNIGLTSHGDPSLIHRALSRMPGLDTVMFPLNPTLDARRGPQHDYRSVLKRAKRSGIGTIAIKAFAKGEWDSDLKKSERPYHTWYDPYDEAGEIADCLTYTLTDGPDTIVNAGDPELVAPILEAAREFEPMDEADREALREERVDQNSPVPKPY, translated from the coding sequence ATGGAGACCCGTCCACTCGGTGAGACTGGCCAGGAGAGTTCGATTCTCACGTTCGGCGCGATCGCACTCGATCCGCTGGAGCAATCCGACGCGACCGCGATGGTCGAGGACGTCCTCGCGGCCGGCGTCAATCATGTCGACGTCGCACCCACCTACGGGACGGCCGAATCCAAACTCGCGCCCGCGCTCGCGGACCATCGCGACGAGATCTTTCTCGCGGCGAAGACCCAGGAGCGCACCTACAACGGCTTCTGGGGCGAACTGCACGTCACACTCGATCGCCTGGGCGCCGACTCGCTCGACCTGTTTCAGTTCCACGCGGTGACCAGCGATCGCGAACTCGACGCCATCACGGGTGGGTACTCCCCGGAGATGGCCCAGGATGGCCACGATCCGGGCGCGCTCGCCGCCGCTCGCGACGCCAAAGAGCGGGGCCTCATCGACAACATCGGTCTGACGAGTCACGGCGATCCGAGTCTGATCCATCGCGCGCTCTCGCGGATGCCCGGCCTCGATACGGTGATGTTTCCGCTGAACCCCACGCTCGACGCGCGTCGGGGCCCACAGCACGACTACCGATCGGTGCTCAAACGCGCCAAGCGATCGGGCATCGGGACGATCGCGATCAAGGCGTTCGCGAAAGGGGAGTGGGACAGCGACCTCAAGAAATCCGAACGTCCGTATCACACCTGGTACGACCCGTACGACGAGGCCGGCGAGATCGCTGACTGCCTGACGTATACGCTGACCGATGGGCCCGATACGATCGTCAACGCGGGCGATCCCGAACTCGTCGCCCCGATCCTTGAGGCCGCTCGAGAGTTCGAACCGATGGACGAGGCCGATCGCGAGGCGTTGCGCGAGGAGCGCGTCGATCAGAACTCGCCCGTGCCGAAACCGTACTGA
- a CDS encoding DUF7847 domain-containing protein has product MRPIGAYRRGLGALWRNPMLAGVIVLSGLLTVVSGVVSIAAVAVLGRGLLRDLMATIFIVVPPMIVPAVVAGLLTMSWRALDGPVTLDDFRAGVTGSNWVLLMLSGIIAMLAELLAVVGLYFLMFVAIVPVAIVSAVGIPAVSVLQARDATGALLVVVALMVVVLAIVVAIAIVILLVGVLPVLIMQFVPGAVVFEDHSPPEHGEFDAGKRGVDLLEENLLATIGFDLVTLALGVAITASGIAALVVTFDVEIAVSTAMLTDLSRSTVAPIASIGVREIGAGVVVSALISSLFGVIFIPAYAAFYEVIAAEPADPEAAVPADPDQTDPDDQYGFGTGEF; this is encoded by the coding sequence ATGCGACCGATCGGGGCGTACCGACGTGGACTGGGAGCGCTCTGGCGGAATCCCATGCTCGCGGGTGTGATCGTGCTGTCTGGACTCCTCACTGTCGTGTCGGGGGTCGTCTCGATCGCCGCCGTGGCAGTCCTGGGGCGCGGACTGCTCAGGGATCTGATGGCGACGATCTTCATCGTCGTCCCTCCGATGATCGTGCCCGCCGTCGTCGCTGGACTGCTCACGATGAGTTGGCGGGCCCTCGACGGGCCAGTCACGCTCGACGATTTCCGCGCAGGCGTCACGGGCTCGAACTGGGTGCTGCTCATGCTCTCGGGGATCATCGCTATGCTCGCCGAACTCCTGGCTGTGGTGGGGCTGTACTTCTTGATGTTCGTCGCGATCGTGCCGGTAGCCATCGTCTCCGCCGTCGGGATCCCGGCAGTCAGCGTTCTCCAGGCCAGGGACGCCACAGGGGCGCTCCTCGTCGTCGTCGCGCTGATGGTGGTTGTCCTCGCCATCGTGGTGGCGATCGCGATCGTGATCCTGCTGGTCGGTGTGCTGCCCGTTCTCATCATGCAATTCGTTCCCGGAGCGGTCGTCTTCGAGGATCACAGCCCTCCCGAGCACGGCGAGTTCGATGCTGGCAAGCGGGGAGTCGACCTCCTGGAAGAGAATCTCCTGGCGACGATCGGGTTCGATCTGGTGACGCTCGCTCTCGGGGTAGCTATCACAGCCTCGGGCATCGCCGCACTGGTCGTCACCTTCGACGTCGAGATCGCGGTCTCGACGGCAATGTTGACCGACCTCTCACGCTCGACGGTCGCGCCCATCGCCAGCATCGGTGTCCGCGAGATCGGGGCCGGCGTCGTGGTCTCCGCCCTGATTTCGTCACTCTTCGGAGTGATATTCATCCCTGCGTACGCCGCCTTCTACGAGGTGATTGCGGCGGAGCCAGCTGACCCCGAGGCGGCCGTGCCAGCGGACCCCGACCAGACCGACCCGGACGATCAGTACGGTTTCGGCACGGGCGAGTTCTGA
- a CDS encoding DUF7847 domain-containing protein, protein MRPIAAYQHGLKSLPRSPALAGVIAALGVLNAVLGYVPVGIMAVLDQPFLGNLTSMALLPVYLIVGPAVVGGLFGMAWQALDRRADLGDFIAGARSNYLQLLIWGVIIFAVEFAVVFVTMFVMWIILIILVIGMAGSGSAGGMGAGMAGLSIVMTVVFALVAIVTLGVVLLPYAIFQFIPGAIVFEDQGFVDAGKRGLGLLWQNPLPTLGFDLTVLGIGLVVAAISWVAMFVLVDFGTMFSTEMATAGSSQTMNPYASLGVIEIVALVGLSTVTSTIGGLLVIPAYAAFFRIVANV, encoded by the coding sequence ATGCGACCGATCGCAGCCTATCAGCACGGACTCAAATCGCTCCCGCGCTCGCCCGCCCTCGCGGGCGTGATCGCAGCGCTCGGGGTTCTCAATGCAGTATTGGGGTACGTCCCGGTCGGGATCATGGCCGTCCTCGATCAACCGTTCCTCGGGAACCTCACGTCGATGGCTCTGCTCCCTGTGTATCTGATCGTCGGGCCCGCCGTCGTCGGTGGGTTGTTCGGAATGGCATGGCAGGCCCTCGATCGACGGGCCGACCTCGGAGACTTCATCGCGGGAGCGCGCTCGAACTATCTTCAGCTTCTGATCTGGGGAGTCATCATCTTCGCCGTGGAATTCGCCGTCGTCTTCGTGACGATGTTCGTCATGTGGATCATCCTGATCATCCTCGTCATCGGCATGGCTGGGAGCGGCTCCGCCGGCGGCATGGGTGCCGGAATGGCGGGCCTCTCCATCGTCATGACCGTGGTCTTCGCACTGGTAGCGATCGTGACACTGGGTGTCGTTCTTCTGCCGTACGCCATCTTTCAGTTCATTCCGGGAGCGATCGTCTTCGAAGATCAGGGCTTCGTCGACGCTGGCAAGCGTGGGCTGGGGCTCCTGTGGCAGAATCCCCTGCCGACGCTCGGCTTCGATCTGACCGTCCTCGGAATCGGCCTGGTCGTCGCTGCGATTAGTTGGGTCGCAATGTTCGTCCTCGTCGACTTCGGAACCATGTTCTCGACGGAGATGGCGACCGCAGGGTCCAGCCAGACGATGAACCCCTACGCCAGCCTCGGGGTCATCGAAATCGTGGCGCTGGTCGGCCTCTCCACCGTGACATCGACGATTGGCGGGCTGCTCGTCATTCCGGCCTACGCCGCCTTCTTCCGAATCGTCGCGAACGTGTGA
- a CDS encoding M24 family metallopeptidase, with translation MPLDPDALAARLDEHDVDAIAVDADGDDPTQFYLSAFDAPDPFVTLFDGAVTLVFDRGLELGRARRESGAAAVHTVDSIAGEDADRGTALATLCDQREIQSVGVGSRFPIATADALRSAEIDLAVGVDPIAGQRAIKGPDERDAIARAQRATERAIAAGVAAIHEAAIDASGRLALDGDPLTSERVRAAIHVELVRAGCTPTDTIVAGGPQAGDPHERGSGPLRAGDPIVIDVFPRDDASHYHADTTRTVVRGEPSDRIQEWHALVDEARAAAIEAIEPGVSGAAVHAAASDVIEAAGIATLRTDPETEVGFTHSTGHGVGLAVHEAPRIAPDADTLEAGQVVTVEPGVYDPSIGGVRIEDLVVVTEDGCRNLTALPTALSASQFVDQNH, from the coding sequence ATGCCCCTCGATCCGGACGCGCTGGCGGCGAGACTCGACGAGCACGACGTGGACGCCATCGCCGTCGACGCCGACGGCGACGATCCCACGCAGTTCTACCTCTCGGCATTCGACGCGCCCGACCCGTTCGTGACGCTGTTCGACGGTGCGGTGACGCTCGTCTTCGACCGTGGCCTCGAACTCGGTCGCGCGCGTCGGGAGTCGGGCGCCGCCGCGGTCCACACCGTCGACTCGATCGCCGGCGAGGACGCCGACCGCGGGACCGCGCTCGCGACGCTGTGCGACCAGCGCGAGATCCAGTCGGTCGGCGTCGGATCGCGCTTTCCGATCGCGACTGCCGACGCGCTCCGCTCGGCCGAGATCGACCTCGCGGTCGGGGTCGATCCGATCGCTGGCCAGCGCGCGATCAAAGGGCCCGACGAACGCGACGCGATCGCACGCGCCCAGCGAGCGACCGAGCGGGCGATCGCGGCGGGCGTCGCGGCGATCCACGAGGCGGCGATCGACGCCTCGGGCCGACTCGCTCTCGACGGCGACCCGCTGACCAGCGAGCGCGTCCGAGCGGCGATCCACGTCGAACTCGTCCGGGCGGGCTGTACGCCCACCGATACGATCGTCGCGGGTGGGCCCCAGGCTGGCGACCCCCACGAACGCGGGTCGGGCCCGCTCCGAGCGGGCGACCCGATCGTCATCGACGTGTTCCCCCGCGACGACGCGAGCCACTACCACGCCGATACGACCCGGACGGTCGTGCGTGGTGAGCCCAGCGATCGCATCCAGGAGTGGCACGCGCTCGTCGACGAGGCTCGCGCCGCAGCGATCGAGGCGATCGAACCCGGCGTCTCGGGGGCGGCCGTCCACGCCGCGGCGAGTGACGTGATCGAAGCGGCGGGAATCGCGACGCTCCGGACCGACCCCGAGACCGAGGTGGGCTTTACGCACAGCACGGGCCACGGCGTCGGCCTCGCGGTCCACGAAGCCCCACGGATCGCGCCCGACGCCGATACGCTCGAAGCGGGTCAGGTCGTCACGGTCGAACCGGGGGTCTACGATCCGTCGATCGGTGGCGTCCGGATCGAGGATCTGGTCGTCGTGACCGAGGACGGCTGTCGGAACTTGACGGCGTTGCCGACGGCGCTGTCGGCCAGTCAGTTCGTCGACCAGAACCACTAA